A window from Mytilus galloprovincialis chromosome 8, xbMytGall1.hap1.1, whole genome shotgun sequence encodes these proteins:
- the LOC143042452 gene encoding uncharacterized protein LOC143042452 isoform X2, producing MFLKGFIFVYIIFANMKKCATTHFRGGTISWKYLYTSNEVEITYRLTFRRGAFERHECNDSTIINGDLVTGEGSLQCISGCSNIATIVPSMNYYCTDYSVDEDWTSGQDSTTYTFSATTTNVFHFGYQACCWITLVEANDGDTTSAYWSLLTTANLTTRIDTGKINISPISAMQPILRLKQGCSYSIKIPVADDDGDIVRCRWSTKSPDDECGEVCNTLSTSIINEDDCVLQYTASGSTGWYAVALQIEDYATSIDTKPMSSVALQFMIYVLNSTELCDDAPNVLNLMNDNGTVASIALNSSFFQTIIADSGSTSVSISEITTVSPIGMIKTHLLPYGSSGTQWHINVTWTPSESQTGSHIFCYTAVNNFGQASIPTCTTIEVDDVDDCASNPCKQGGTCNNHVSRYSCTCPLSHTGKQCETEIDFCQGVPCQNGGTCIDGLFTYTCNCAEYHTGVHCETDTKLCDGISCGNGGTCLDGVLNYTCSCPDSHTGIHCETDINFCEGISCGNIGTCLDGVLNYTCSCPDSHTGIHCETDINFCEGIACENGGTCLDGMLNYTCSCPDSHTGTLCKTDINFCEGITCRHGGTCVDGVLDYTCACPDSHTGGHCETDIDFCELVPCENNGTCVDGLFNCTCICPLSHTSFYCESDIDFCKLKDLPCHNGGTCVDGLFFYTCICPLTHTGDHCETEANNTGYVLSVVFVSVGLVLSGIMTGVLIKSSVSYLKGTGGSIDTYNPLYM from the exons ATGTTTTTGAAAGGCTTTAtctttgtttatataatatttgcTAATATGAAAAAATGTGCAACAACACATTTCAGAGGTGGGACGATATCATGGAAATATTTGTATACATCAAATGAG GTAGAAATCACATACAGGCTAACGTTTCGTAGAGGAGCATTTGAGAGGCATGAGTGTAATGACAGTACTATTATAAATGGAGATCTAGTTACAGGAGAAGGTTCCCTACAGTGTATTTCTGGGTGTAGTAATATTGCTACCATAGTGCCATCAATGAATTATTACTGTACTGATTATAGTGTTGATGAAGACTGGACTTCTGGACAAGATAGTACGACATATACCTTTTCAGCAACAACAACCAATGTTTTTCACTTTGg GTATCAAGCCTGTTGCTGGATAACACTTGTGGAAGCAAATGACGGTGATACAACATCTGCATATTGGTCCTTATTGACAACTGCAAACCTTACTACACGTATCGACACAGGAAAGATTAATATTTCTCCGATATCTGCCATGCAGCCTATACTTCGTTTAAAGCAAGGATGTTCTTATTCAATTAAGATACCAG TGGCAGATGATGACGGGGATATTGTCAGATGCCGCTGGTCGACAAAATCACCGGACGACGAGTGTGGAGAAGTCTGCAACACATTGAGTACATCAATAATAAACGAG GACGATTGCGTCCTGCAATATACTGCTAGTGGATCAACAGGTTGGTATGCGGTTGCCTTACAAATTGAGGATTATGCAACTTCCATCGACACGAAACCAATGAGCAGTGTTGCATTACAGTTTatgatttatgttttaaattcaacTGAATTATGCGACGATGCACCAAATGTATTGAATCTTATGAACGACAACGGTACAGTAGCTTCCATTGCgctaaattcatcttttttccaaaCGATAATAGCTGACAGTGGATCTACTAGCGTTAG TATATCCGAAATAACAACAGTATCGCCTATTGGAATGATTAAAACTCACTTATTACCATACGGTTCATCAGGAACTCAGTGGCACATTAATGTAACATGGACACCTTCTGAGAGTCAAACGGGAAGTCATATATTTTGCTACACAGCCGTAAATAATTTTGG acaagCATCTATCCCGACGTGTACAACAATCGAAGTGGATG aTGTTGATGACTGTGCTAGCAATCCGTGCAAACAAGGGGGAACTTGTAATAATCATGTCTCCAGATATTCTTGTACATGTCCACTTTCACATACTGGAAAACAGTGTGAAACAG AAATAGATTTTTGTCAAGGCGTACCCTGTCAGAACGGCGGCACATGCATTGATGGCTTGTTTACCTACACGTGTAATTGTGCAGAGTATCATACTGGTGTTCATTGTGAAACAG atacaaaattATGTGACGGAATATCATGTGGAAATGGAGGCACGTGTCTTGATGGTGTGTTAAATTACACCTGTTCCTGTCCAGATTCACATACTGGTATCCATTGTGAGACAG ATATAAACTTCTGTGAGGGAATATCATGTGGAAATATTGGCACATGTCTTGATGGTGTGTTAAATTACACCTGTTCCTGTCCAGATTCACATACTGGTATCCATTGTGAGACAG atATCAACTTCTGTGAGGGAATTGCATGTGAAAATGGAGGCACGTGTCTTGACGGGATGTTAAATTACACCTGTTCCTGTCCAGATTCACACACTGGTACCCTTTGTAAGACAG atattAACTTCTGTGAGGGAATAACATGTAGACATGGGGGTACTTGTGTTGACGGTGTTTTAGATTACACATGCGCCTGTCCAGATTCACACACGGGTGGTCATTGTGAAACAG ATATTGATTTCTGTGAACTTGTACCATGTGAAAACAACGGCACATGTGTCGATGGTCTGTTTAATTGTACCTGCATCTGTCCACTTTCTCACACTAGTTTTTACTGCGAATCAG ATATTGATTTCTGCAAGTTAAAGGATCTACCATGTCATAATGGGGGAACTTGTGTAGATGGTCTCTTTTTTTACACATGTATATGTCCTTTAACACATACTGGTGATCATTGTGAAACAG AAGCTAATAATACAGGCTATGTACTGAGTGTTGTTTTCGTATCAGTGGGCTTGGTTTTATCAGGAATAATGACTGGAGTGCTGATTAAAAGTTCCGTTTCATACCTTAAAGGAACAGGAGGCTCTATCGATACATACAATCCTCTTTATATGTAA
- the LOC143042452 gene encoding uncharacterized protein LOC143042452 isoform X1: MFLKGFIFVYIIFANMKKCATTHFRGGTISWKYLYTSNEVEITYRLTFRRGAFERHECNDSTIINGDLVTGEGSLQCISGCSNIATIVPSMNYYCTDYSVDEDWTSGQDSTTYTFSATTTNVFHFGYQACCWITLVEANDGDTTSAYWSLLTTANLTTRIDTGKINISPISAMQPILRLKQGCSYSIKIPVADDDGDIVRCRWSTKSPDDECGEVCNTLSTSIINEDDCVLQYTASGSTGWYAVALQIEDYATSIDTKPMSSVALQFMIYVLNSTELCDDAPNVLNLMNDNGTVASIALNSSFFQTIIADSGSTSVSISEITTVSPIGMIKTHLLPYGSSGTQWHINVTWTPSESQTGSHIFCYTAVNNFGQASIPTCTTIEVDDVDDCASNPCKQGGTCNNHVSRYSCTCPLSHTGKQCETEIDFCQGVPCQNGGTCIDGLFTYTCNCAEYHTGVHCETDTKLCDGISCGNGGTCLDGVLNYTCSCPDSHTGIHCETDINFCEGISCGNIGTCLDGVLNYTCSCPDSHTGIHCETDINFCEGISCGNGGTCLDELFNYTCSCPNSHTGSHCDIDINFCEGIACENGGTCLDGMLNYTCSCPDSHTGTLCKTDINFCEGITCRHGGTCVDGVLDYTCACPDSHTGGHCETDIDFCELVPCENNGTCVDGLFNCTCICPLSHTSFYCESDIDFCKLKDLPCHNGGTCVDGLFFYTCICPLTHTGDHCETEANNTGYVLSVVFVSVGLVLSGIMTGVLIKSSVSYLKGTGGSIDTYNPLYM; encoded by the exons ATGTTTTTGAAAGGCTTTAtctttgtttatataatatttgcTAATATGAAAAAATGTGCAACAACACATTTCAGAGGTGGGACGATATCATGGAAATATTTGTATACATCAAATGAG GTAGAAATCACATACAGGCTAACGTTTCGTAGAGGAGCATTTGAGAGGCATGAGTGTAATGACAGTACTATTATAAATGGAGATCTAGTTACAGGAGAAGGTTCCCTACAGTGTATTTCTGGGTGTAGTAATATTGCTACCATAGTGCCATCAATGAATTATTACTGTACTGATTATAGTGTTGATGAAGACTGGACTTCTGGACAAGATAGTACGACATATACCTTTTCAGCAACAACAACCAATGTTTTTCACTTTGg GTATCAAGCCTGTTGCTGGATAACACTTGTGGAAGCAAATGACGGTGATACAACATCTGCATATTGGTCCTTATTGACAACTGCAAACCTTACTACACGTATCGACACAGGAAAGATTAATATTTCTCCGATATCTGCCATGCAGCCTATACTTCGTTTAAAGCAAGGATGTTCTTATTCAATTAAGATACCAG TGGCAGATGATGACGGGGATATTGTCAGATGCCGCTGGTCGACAAAATCACCGGACGACGAGTGTGGAGAAGTCTGCAACACATTGAGTACATCAATAATAAACGAG GACGATTGCGTCCTGCAATATACTGCTAGTGGATCAACAGGTTGGTATGCGGTTGCCTTACAAATTGAGGATTATGCAACTTCCATCGACACGAAACCAATGAGCAGTGTTGCATTACAGTTTatgatttatgttttaaattcaacTGAATTATGCGACGATGCACCAAATGTATTGAATCTTATGAACGACAACGGTACAGTAGCTTCCATTGCgctaaattcatcttttttccaaaCGATAATAGCTGACAGTGGATCTACTAGCGTTAG TATATCCGAAATAACAACAGTATCGCCTATTGGAATGATTAAAACTCACTTATTACCATACGGTTCATCAGGAACTCAGTGGCACATTAATGTAACATGGACACCTTCTGAGAGTCAAACGGGAAGTCATATATTTTGCTACACAGCCGTAAATAATTTTGG acaagCATCTATCCCGACGTGTACAACAATCGAAGTGGATG aTGTTGATGACTGTGCTAGCAATCCGTGCAAACAAGGGGGAACTTGTAATAATCATGTCTCCAGATATTCTTGTACATGTCCACTTTCACATACTGGAAAACAGTGTGAAACAG AAATAGATTTTTGTCAAGGCGTACCCTGTCAGAACGGCGGCACATGCATTGATGGCTTGTTTACCTACACGTGTAATTGTGCAGAGTATCATACTGGTGTTCATTGTGAAACAG atacaaaattATGTGACGGAATATCATGTGGAAATGGAGGCACGTGTCTTGATGGTGTGTTAAATTACACCTGTTCCTGTCCAGATTCACATACTGGTATCCATTGTGAGACAG ATATAAACTTCTGTGAGGGAATATCATGTGGAAATATTGGCACATGTCTTGATGGTGTGTTAAATTACACCTGTTCCTGTCCAGATTCACATACTGGTATCCATTGTGAGACAG atATCAACTTCTGTGAGGGAATTTCATGCGGAAATGGAGGCACTTGTCTTGACGAGTTGTTTAATTACACCTGTTCCTGTCCAAATTCACACACTGGTAGCCATTGTGATATAG atATCAACTTCTGTGAGGGAATTGCATGTGAAAATGGAGGCACGTGTCTTGACGGGATGTTAAATTACACCTGTTCCTGTCCAGATTCACACACTGGTACCCTTTGTAAGACAG atattAACTTCTGTGAGGGAATAACATGTAGACATGGGGGTACTTGTGTTGACGGTGTTTTAGATTACACATGCGCCTGTCCAGATTCACACACGGGTGGTCATTGTGAAACAG ATATTGATTTCTGTGAACTTGTACCATGTGAAAACAACGGCACATGTGTCGATGGTCTGTTTAATTGTACCTGCATCTGTCCACTTTCTCACACTAGTTTTTACTGCGAATCAG ATATTGATTTCTGCAAGTTAAAGGATCTACCATGTCATAATGGGGGAACTTGTGTAGATGGTCTCTTTTTTTACACATGTATATGTCCTTTAACACATACTGGTGATCATTGTGAAACAG AAGCTAATAATACAGGCTATGTACTGAGTGTTGTTTTCGTATCAGTGGGCTTGGTTTTATCAGGAATAATGACTGGAGTGCTGATTAAAAGTTCCGTTTCATACCTTAAAGGAACAGGAGGCTCTATCGATACATACAATCCTCTTTATATGTAA
- the LOC143042452 gene encoding uncharacterized protein LOC143042452 isoform X3, with protein sequence MFLKGFIFVYIIFANMKKCATTHFRGGTISWKYLYTSNEVEITYRLTFRRGAFERHECNDSTIINGDLVTGEGSLQCISGCSNIATIVPSMNYYCTDYSVDEDWTSGQDSTTYTFSATTTNVFHFGYQACCWITLVEANDGDTTSAYWSLLTTANLTTRIDTGKINISPISAMQPILRLKQGCSYSIKIPVADDDGDIVRCRWSTKSPDDECGEVCNTLSTSIINEDDCVLQYTASGSTGWYAVALQIEDYATSIDTKPMSSVALQFMIYVLNSTELCDDAPNVLNLMNDNGTVASIALNSSFFQTIIADSGSTSVRQASIPTCTTIEVDDVDDCASNPCKQGGTCNNHVSRYSCTCPLSHTGKQCETEIDFCQGVPCQNGGTCIDGLFTYTCNCAEYHTGVHCETDTKLCDGISCGNGGTCLDGVLNYTCSCPDSHTGIHCETDINFCEGISCGNIGTCLDGVLNYTCSCPDSHTGIHCETDINFCEGISCGNGGTCLDELFNYTCSCPNSHTGSHCDIDINFCEGIACENGGTCLDGMLNYTCSCPDSHTGTLCKTDINFCEGITCRHGGTCVDGVLDYTCACPDSHTGGHCETDIDFCELVPCENNGTCVDGLFNCTCICPLSHTSFYCESDIDFCKLKDLPCHNGGTCVDGLFFYTCICPLTHTGDHCETEANNTGYVLSVVFVSVGLVLSGIMTGVLIKSSVSYLKGTGGSIDTYNPLYM encoded by the exons ATGTTTTTGAAAGGCTTTAtctttgtttatataatatttgcTAATATGAAAAAATGTGCAACAACACATTTCAGAGGTGGGACGATATCATGGAAATATTTGTATACATCAAATGAG GTAGAAATCACATACAGGCTAACGTTTCGTAGAGGAGCATTTGAGAGGCATGAGTGTAATGACAGTACTATTATAAATGGAGATCTAGTTACAGGAGAAGGTTCCCTACAGTGTATTTCTGGGTGTAGTAATATTGCTACCATAGTGCCATCAATGAATTATTACTGTACTGATTATAGTGTTGATGAAGACTGGACTTCTGGACAAGATAGTACGACATATACCTTTTCAGCAACAACAACCAATGTTTTTCACTTTGg GTATCAAGCCTGTTGCTGGATAACACTTGTGGAAGCAAATGACGGTGATACAACATCTGCATATTGGTCCTTATTGACAACTGCAAACCTTACTACACGTATCGACACAGGAAAGATTAATATTTCTCCGATATCTGCCATGCAGCCTATACTTCGTTTAAAGCAAGGATGTTCTTATTCAATTAAGATACCAG TGGCAGATGATGACGGGGATATTGTCAGATGCCGCTGGTCGACAAAATCACCGGACGACGAGTGTGGAGAAGTCTGCAACACATTGAGTACATCAATAATAAACGAG GACGATTGCGTCCTGCAATATACTGCTAGTGGATCAACAGGTTGGTATGCGGTTGCCTTACAAATTGAGGATTATGCAACTTCCATCGACACGAAACCAATGAGCAGTGTTGCATTACAGTTTatgatttatgttttaaattcaacTGAATTATGCGACGATGCACCAAATGTATTGAATCTTATGAACGACAACGGTACAGTAGCTTCCATTGCgctaaattcatcttttttccaaaCGATAATAGCTGACAGTGGATCTACTAGCGTTAG acaagCATCTATCCCGACGTGTACAACAATCGAAGTGGATG aTGTTGATGACTGTGCTAGCAATCCGTGCAAACAAGGGGGAACTTGTAATAATCATGTCTCCAGATATTCTTGTACATGTCCACTTTCACATACTGGAAAACAGTGTGAAACAG AAATAGATTTTTGTCAAGGCGTACCCTGTCAGAACGGCGGCACATGCATTGATGGCTTGTTTACCTACACGTGTAATTGTGCAGAGTATCATACTGGTGTTCATTGTGAAACAG atacaaaattATGTGACGGAATATCATGTGGAAATGGAGGCACGTGTCTTGATGGTGTGTTAAATTACACCTGTTCCTGTCCAGATTCACATACTGGTATCCATTGTGAGACAG ATATAAACTTCTGTGAGGGAATATCATGTGGAAATATTGGCACATGTCTTGATGGTGTGTTAAATTACACCTGTTCCTGTCCAGATTCACATACTGGTATCCATTGTGAGACAG atATCAACTTCTGTGAGGGAATTTCATGCGGAAATGGAGGCACTTGTCTTGACGAGTTGTTTAATTACACCTGTTCCTGTCCAAATTCACACACTGGTAGCCATTGTGATATAG atATCAACTTCTGTGAGGGAATTGCATGTGAAAATGGAGGCACGTGTCTTGACGGGATGTTAAATTACACCTGTTCCTGTCCAGATTCACACACTGGTACCCTTTGTAAGACAG atattAACTTCTGTGAGGGAATAACATGTAGACATGGGGGTACTTGTGTTGACGGTGTTTTAGATTACACATGCGCCTGTCCAGATTCACACACGGGTGGTCATTGTGAAACAG ATATTGATTTCTGTGAACTTGTACCATGTGAAAACAACGGCACATGTGTCGATGGTCTGTTTAATTGTACCTGCATCTGTCCACTTTCTCACACTAGTTTTTACTGCGAATCAG ATATTGATTTCTGCAAGTTAAAGGATCTACCATGTCATAATGGGGGAACTTGTGTAGATGGTCTCTTTTTTTACACATGTATATGTCCTTTAACACATACTGGTGATCATTGTGAAACAG AAGCTAATAATACAGGCTATGTACTGAGTGTTGTTTTCGTATCAGTGGGCTTGGTTTTATCAGGAATAATGACTGGAGTGCTGATTAAAAGTTCCGTTTCATACCTTAAAGGAACAGGAGGCTCTATCGATACATACAATCCTCTTTATATGTAA